The following coding sequences lie in one Oncorhynchus kisutch isolate 150728-3 linkage group LG27, Okis_V2, whole genome shotgun sequence genomic window:
- the LOC116357766 gene encoding uncharacterized protein LOC116357766 — protein sequence MTLEQLVVFHNVWVFYPVWTIQQSVNPPTHTPFVSFRCNILCLDVSFVPIRCNILCLDVSFVPIRCNILCLDVSFVPIRCNILCLDLSFVPIRCNILCLDVSFVPIRCNILCLDVSFVPIRCNILCLDVSFVPIRCNILCLDVSFVPIRCNILCLDVSFVPIRCNILCLDVSFVPIRCNILCLDVSFVPIRCNILCLDLSFVPIRCNILCLDLSFVPIRCNILCLDVSFE from the exons ATGACCCTGGAACA ACTTGTTGTTTTTCACAATGTGTGGGTATTCTACCCTGTGTGGACTATCCAGCAGAGTgtaaacccccccacacacacaccttttgttTCCTTTCGCTGTAAC ATTCTGTGTCTGGACGTTTCCTTTGTCCCCATTCGCTGTAACATTCTGTGTCTGGACGTTTCCTTTGTCCCCATTCGCTGTAACATTCTGTGTCTGGACGTTTCCTTTGTCCCCATTCGCTGTAACATTCTGTGTCTGGACCTTTCCTTTGTCCCCATTCGCTGTAACATTCTGTGTCTGGACGTTTCCTTTGTCCCCATTCGCTGTAACATTCTGTGTCTGGACGTTTCCTTTGTCCCCATTCGCTGTAACATTCTGTGTCTGGACGTTTCCTTTGTCCCCATTCGCTGTAACATTCTGTGTCTGGACGTTTCCTTTGTCCCCATTCGCTGTAACATTCTGTGTCTGGACGTTTCCTTTGTCCCCATTCGCTGTAACATTCTGTGTCTGGACGTTTCCTTTGTCCCCATTCGCTGTAACATTCTGTGTCTGGACGTTTCCTTTGTCCCCATTCGCTGTAACATTCTGTGTCTGGACCTTTCCTTTGTCCCCATTCGCTGTAACATTCTGTGTCTGGACCTTTCCTTTGTCCCCATTCGCTGTAACATTCTGTGTCTGGACGTTTCCTTTGAATAA
- the aar2 gene encoding protein AAR2 homolog, producing the protein MATVDMDPEVARGLFEEGATVVLLGVPEGTELGIDYKSWQVGPRFRGVKMIPPGLHFLHYCSSNAPDRGGETGPRTGLFLTLKPREILLAHWDPKEEDLDFSATQNEDEVGRVRAVLRDLDPFLGPYPYEVMRKWVSLTDRVNQELATRLQPLSGRVCAFSDVIPELQLTHTKDRDEQNLPRNDTECQSMREGLDRLPRMKPREGTELRFSPIPRQTYPPGATPAQITQCSLDLSYALDSLLEKHHQQQPLNVLGELQFAFVCFLIGNVYEGFEHWKRLLALLCRSEEAMRQRRDLYLGLIAVLYHQLGEIPPDFFVDIVSQDNFLTSTLQDFFQFACGPGVDGTLRKRAEKFKAHLTKKFCWDFEVDPDDCDPVVVELPDGVTLD; encoded by the exons ATGGCAACGGTGGACATGGATCCCGAGGTGGCACGGGGGTTGTTTGAGGAGGGGGCGACCGTGGTACTGCTGGGGGTTCCCGAGGGCACTGAGCTGGGCATTGACTACAAGAGCTGGCAGGTCGGGCCTCGCTTCCGCGGGGTGAAGATGATCCCACCAGGTCTCCACTTCCTCCACTACTGCTCCTCTAACGCACCAGACCGCGGGGGTGAAACAGGCCCGAGAACAGGCCTCTTCCTCACCCTGAAGCCCAGAGAGATCCTGCTGGCCCACTGGGACCCCAAAGAGGAGGATCTGGACTTCTCTGCCACTCAGAATGAAGATGAGGTGGGTCGGGTCCGGGCAGTCCTCCGAGACCTGGACCCTTTCCTGGGGCCCTACCCGTACGAGGTGATGCGGAAATGGGTCTCCCTAACTGACAGGGTGAACCAGGAGCTGGCCACCAGACTGCAGCCTCTCTCTGGGCGTGTGTGTGCCTTCAGCGACGTGATCCCAGAGCTCCAGCTCACACACACCAAGGATCGCGACGAGCAGAACCTGCCCAGGAACGACACAGAGTGTCAGAGCATGAGGGAGGGCCTGGACAGGCTTCCCAGGATGAAGCCAAGAGAGGGGACTGAGCTGAGGTTCTCCCCCATCCCCAGGCAGACCTATCCTCCTGGGGCCACCCCAGCCCAGATCACCCAGTGCAGCCTGGACCTAAGCTATGCCCTGGACAGTCTGCTAGAGAAACATCACCAGCAGCAGCCACTCAACGTGCTGG GTGAGCTGCAGTTTGCTTTTGTGTGTTTCCTCATTGGGAATGTGTATGAGGGCTTTGAGCACTGGAAGCGCCTTCTAGCCCTGCTGTGTCGCAGTGAGGAGGCCATGCGTCAACGCCGGGATCTGTACCTGGGCCTCATCGCTGTGCTCTACCACCAGCTGGGAGAGATACCTCCAGACTTCTTTGTCGACATCGTGTCCCAGGACAACTTCCTCACCTCCACGCTACAG GACTTCTTCCAGTTTGCCTGTGGGCCGGGGGTGGACGGCACCCTGCGGAAGCGGGCAGAGAAGTTCAAGGCCCACTTGACCAAGAAGTTCTGCTGGGACTTTGAGGTCGATCCTGACGATTGTGATCCTGTCGTAGTGGAACTGCCTGATGGGGTCACACTGGACTGA